A stretch of Paracoccus sp. MA DNA encodes these proteins:
- a CDS encoding DUF3016 domain-containing protein, translating into MLRILCLSLALGLAAPAAMAGPAAPAEGRVTVTYVAPETFRDREFRRERSRVSALAEFDRWFAELGARYLPAGQSLQVEVLDIDLAGESEPWRSGFHDVRFLRDITPPRIHLRYRLLQGGAVVRAGEERLTDMNYLSNPRGHGDGRRFVHDKLMLQGWFRKTFAAPQRQSRRDLSG; encoded by the coding sequence ATGCTCAGAATCCTCTGCCTGTCCCTTGCGCTGGGGCTTGCGGCGCCCGCCGCCATGGCGGGGCCGGCGGCGCCTGCCGAGGGGCGCGTCACCGTAACCTATGTCGCGCCGGAAACCTTCCGGGACCGCGAGTTTCGCCGCGAACGCAGCCGCGTCTCGGCGCTGGCCGAGTTCGACCGCTGGTTCGCCGAGCTTGGCGCGCGCTACCTGCCTGCCGGGCAAAGCCTGCAGGTCGAGGTGCTCGACATCGACCTTGCCGGCGAGTCCGAGCCCTGGCGCAGCGGTTTCCACGACGTGCGCTTCCTGCGCGACATCACGCCGCCGCGCATCCATCTGCGCTATCGACTGCTGCAGGGTGGTGCGGTCGTTCGCGCGGGCGAGGAGCGGCTGACCGACATGAACTATCTTTCCAACCCGCGCGGCCATGGCGACGGGCGGCGCTTCGTCCATGACAAGCTGATGCTGCAGGGCTGGTTCCGCAAGACCTTCGCGGCGCCGCAGCGGCAATCCCGCCGGGATCTGTCGGGCTGA
- a CDS encoding AraC family transcriptional regulator, whose translation MLIGSEADGAPAAAAPVPAMPLQTFVNHLEQERAASSDGLRSWRSGEEMELSAIGILGDAVAPRRTLGEALRILARGFPVLQSNSRVSLEVIGDEAHVCYRVLDPRIWPRRADAELTLGLIRGICDRYAVPNSAIQDLCFEHQPDRDLRVLAHHLGRTPRFGQDENRIVFSARMLGNTLRAEAGGDAMALSKRLDEALTELRRQTPVAQRVHELILAQMERGLVNQAHIAAQLGMSERSLRRALAAEGQPFHEILEECRRVHGFALLVRSDRLFGEIALLLGYSDQTAFSRAFSRWYGASPRELRKMGAEEVSVIR comes from the coding sequence ATGCTGATCGGGTCCGAGGCGGACGGCGCCCCGGCTGCCGCTGCCCCGGTGCCGGCGATGCCCTTGCAGACCTTCGTCAACCATCTCGAACAGGAGCGCGCCGCCAGCAGCGACGGCCTGCGCTCATGGCGCTCGGGCGAGGAGATGGAGCTTTCCGCCATCGGCATCCTGGGCGACGCGGTCGCCCCGCGCCGCACGCTGGGCGAGGCGCTGCGCATCCTCGCCCGCGGCTTTCCGGTACTGCAATCGAACAGCCGGGTCTCGCTCGAGGTGATCGGCGACGAGGCGCATGTCTGCTACCGGGTGCTCGACCCGCGGATCTGGCCGCGCCGGGCGGATGCCGAGCTGACGCTGGGGCTGATCCGCGGCATCTGCGACCGCTACGCGGTGCCGAACAGCGCGATACAGGACCTGTGCTTCGAGCATCAGCCGGATCGGGACCTGCGGGTGCTGGCGCATCATCTGGGCCGCACGCCGCGCTTCGGCCAGGACGAGAACCGCATCGTGTTTTCCGCGCGCATGCTGGGCAACACGCTGCGCGCCGAGGCCGGAGGCGATGCCATGGCGCTGTCGAAACGGCTGGACGAGGCGCTGACCGAGCTGCGGCGGCAGACCCCGGTCGCGCAGCGGGTGCACGAGCTGATCCTGGCGCAGATGGAACGCGGGCTGGTCAACCAGGCCCATATCGCCGCGCAGCTCGGCATGTCCGAGCGTTCGCTGCGCCGGGCGCTGGCCGCCGAGGGGCAGCCGTTCCACGAGATCCTCGAAGAATGCCGCCGCGTCCACGGTTTCGCGCTACTGGTGCGCAGCGACCGGCTGTTCGGCGAGATCGCGCTGCTGCTGGGCTATTCCGATCAGACCGCCTTTTCGCGCGCCTTCTCGCGCTGGTATGGCGCTTCGCCGCGCGAACTGAGGAAGATGGGCGCCGAGGAGGTCAGCGTGATCCGCTGA
- a CDS encoding aldehyde dehydrogenase family protein, which produces MTEYRLLIDGQLVAGDMTMEVVNPANEQLLAEAPRASAAQLDAAVAAAKAAFPAWAARPIEERRALILQIADGLEARAEEFARLLTQEQGKPLPEAQAEIAYTCAFIRHLASYDLPVKVIEDSDSRLVRQFRKPLGVVGAIIPWNFPVLIVAFKLPLALLAGNTMVVKPAPTTPLTTLKLGEIIAGILPPGVVNIVTDQNDLGAALTAHPDVAKISFTGSTATGQKIMASAASTIKRLTLELGGNDAAIVLPGADPAKVAPGLFAGAFMNAGQVCLAIKRAYVHDSIYEEVCARLAELAEAAVVGDGLQQGTTIGPLQNRMQFEKVKGFLDSARADGRIIAGGALTEGPGYFIRPTIVADVKDGDRIVDEEQFGPILPVIRFEDVESAVASANGIELGLGGSVWGEDRDLARSVAERIESGTVWINKHLDFGPNIPFGGAKQSGLGVEFAEEGLAEFTQIRIVNEAR; this is translated from the coding sequence ATGACGGAATACCGATTGCTGATCGACGGCCAGCTGGTCGCGGGCGACATGACCATGGAGGTCGTGAACCCGGCCAACGAACAGCTGCTGGCCGAAGCCCCCCGTGCCTCGGCGGCGCAGCTCGACGCGGCGGTGGCGGCGGCCAAGGCGGCCTTTCCCGCCTGGGCCGCCCGCCCGATCGAGGAACGGCGCGCGCTGATCCTGCAGATCGCCGACGGTCTGGAGGCGCGGGCCGAGGAGTTCGCCCGGCTGCTGACGCAGGAACAGGGCAAGCCCCTGCCCGAGGCGCAGGCCGAGATCGCCTATACCTGCGCCTTCATCCGCCATCTGGCGAGCTATGACCTGCCGGTGAAGGTGATCGAGGACAGCGACAGCCGGCTGGTGCGGCAGTTCCGCAAGCCGCTGGGCGTGGTCGGGGCGATCATTCCCTGGAACTTCCCGGTGCTGATCGTGGCCTTCAAGCTGCCGCTGGCGCTGCTGGCCGGCAATACCATGGTGGTCAAGCCCGCGCCGACCACGCCGCTGACCACGCTGAAACTGGGCGAGATCATCGCCGGGATCCTGCCGCCGGGCGTGGTCAACATCGTCACCGACCAGAACGACCTGGGCGCGGCGCTGACCGCGCATCCGGATGTCGCCAAGATCTCGTTCACCGGCTCGACCGCGACCGGGCAGAAGATCATGGCCAGCGCGGCATCCACCATCAAGCGGCTGACGCTTGAACTGGGCGGCAACGATGCGGCCATCGTGCTGCCGGGCGCCGATCCGGCCAAAGTCGCGCCCGGGCTTTTCGCCGGCGCCTTCATGAATGCCGGGCAGGTCTGCCTGGCGATCAAGCGCGCCTATGTGCACGATTCGATCTATGAGGAAGTCTGCGCCCGCCTGGCCGAGCTGGCCGAGGCCGCCGTGGTCGGCGACGGCTTGCAGCAGGGCACCACCATCGGCCCGCTGCAGAACCGCATGCAGTTCGAGAAGGTCAAGGGCTTCCTCGATTCCGCCCGCGCCGACGGCCGCATCATCGCCGGCGGCGCGCTGACCGAGGGGCCCGGCTATTTCATCCGCCCGACCATCGTCGCCGACGTCAAGGACGGCGACCGCATCGTGGACGAGGAACAATTCGGCCCGATCCTGCCGGTGATCCGCTTCGAGGACGTGGAATCGGCGGTGGCCAGCGCCAACGGCATCGAGCTTGGCCTGGGCGGCTCGGTCTGGGGCGAGGATCGCGACCTGGCCCGCAGCGTCGCCGAGCGCATCGAAAGCGGCACGGTCTGGATCAACAAGCACCTGGATTTCGGCCCGAACATCCCCTTCGGCGGCGCCAAGCAATCCGGACTCGGCGTCGAGTTCGCCGAAGAGGGGCTGGCCGAGTTCACCCAGATCAGGATCGTGAACGAGGCGCGCTGA
- a CDS encoding ABC transporter ATP-binding protein, producing MAASVATQAEPRVVLSARGLGKDFAGFTAVNNVDLDVEHARIHALIGPNGAGKTTVFNLLTKFLQPTRGQITLLGQDITNTKPDKVARMGLVRSFQISAVFPHLTVRENVKVALQRPAGLAVQFWLPLSSLDRLDARADQLIEQLGLARWRDHRAADLSYGRKRVLEIATTLALDPEVLLLDEPMAGMGQEDVAMVAGIIRDVAAERAVLMVEHNLSVVANICHHVTVLQRGEIIAAGDYAAVSADPRVRTAYMGSEA from the coding sequence ATGGCGGCATCTGTGGCAACGCAGGCCGAGCCGCGGGTGGTTTTGTCCGCCCGCGGCCTTGGGAAGGATTTCGCCGGTTTCACGGCGGTGAACAACGTCGATCTGGACGTGGAGCATGCGCGCATCCATGCGCTGATCGGGCCGAACGGCGCCGGCAAGACCACGGTCTTCAACCTCTTGACCAAGTTCCTGCAGCCGACGCGGGGCCAGATCACGCTCTTGGGCCAGGACATCACCAACACCAAGCCCGACAAGGTGGCGCGGATGGGGCTGGTGCGCAGCTTCCAGATCTCGGCGGTGTTCCCGCATCTGACGGTGCGCGAGAACGTCAAGGTGGCGCTGCAGCGGCCGGCGGGGCTGGCGGTGCAGTTCTGGCTGCCGCTCTCGTCGCTCGACCGGCTGGACGCGCGCGCCGACCAGCTGATCGAGCAGCTGGGCCTGGCGCGCTGGCGCGACCACCGCGCCGCCGACCTGTCCTATGGCAGGAAGCGCGTGCTGGAGATCGCGACCACCCTGGCGCTCGACCCCGAGGTGCTGCTCTTGGACGAGCCGATGGCCGGCATGGGGCAGGAGGACGTGGCCATGGTCGCCGGGATCATCCGCGACGTCGCCGCCGAGCGCGCCGTGCTGATGGTCGAGCACAATCTGAGCGTCGTGGCCAATATCTGCCACCACGTCACCGTGCTGCAGCGCGGCGAGATCATCGCGGCGGGCGACTATGCCGCCGTCTCGGCCGATCCGCGCGTGCGCACCGCCTATATGGGGTCCGAGGCATGA
- a CDS encoding branched-chain amino acid ABC transporter permease, whose product MAAKSETVVSEDHVAAHPRAGQVRLLLVAVALAGLLVAPMFLYPIFLMKLLAFALFASAFNLLLGYTGLLSFGHATFFGGAAYFTAHAVKVWGWSPEAGILLGVAGAAALGLVMGAIAIRRQGIYFAMITLALSQMFFFFCLQAPFTHGEDGIQSVPRGHLFGLIDLNRPMNMYYFVLAVFVIGLLVIRRFVNSPFGMILKSIRENEQRAISLGYSVQHYKLGAFVMSAALAGLAGGVKALIFQFATLTDVTWQMSGEVILMTLLGGIGTLLGPIVGAGLVVTLQNYLATSDFPVTIITGVVFMVCVLLFRRGLVGEFFATKIGRRLGFRGES is encoded by the coding sequence ATGGCCGCAAAATCCGAAACCGTCGTCTCGGAGGACCATGTCGCGGCCCATCCCCGCGCCGGGCAGGTCCGGCTGCTGCTGGTCGCTGTCGCGCTGGCCGGGCTGCTGGTGGCGCCGATGTTCCTCTATCCGATCTTCCTGATGAAGCTTCTGGCCTTCGCGCTCTTCGCCTCGGCCTTCAACCTGCTCTTGGGCTATACCGGCCTTCTGTCCTTCGGCCATGCCACCTTCTTCGGGGGCGCGGCCTATTTCACCGCCCATGCGGTCAAGGTCTGGGGCTGGTCGCCCGAGGCCGGCATCCTGCTGGGCGTCGCCGGCGCGGCGGCGTTGGGGCTGGTGATGGGCGCCATCGCCATCCGCCGCCAGGGCATCTATTTCGCCATGATCACCCTGGCGCTGTCGCAGATGTTCTTCTTCTTCTGCCTGCAGGCGCCCTTCACCCATGGCGAGGACGGCATCCAGTCTGTGCCGCGGGGGCATCTGTTCGGGCTGATCGACCTGAACCGGCCGATGAACATGTATTACTTCGTGCTGGCGGTGTTCGTGATCGGGCTGCTGGTCATCCGGCGCTTCGTGAATTCGCCCTTCGGCATGATCCTGAAGTCGATCCGCGAGAACGAGCAGCGCGCGATCTCGCTGGGCTATTCGGTGCAGCATTACAAGCTGGGCGCCTTCGTGATGTCGGCGGCGCTGGCGGGGCTCGCGGGCGGCGTCAAGGCGCTGATCTTCCAGTTCGCGACGCTGACCGACGTGACCTGGCAGATGTCGGGCGAGGTGATCCTGATGACGCTCTTGGGCGGCATCGGCACGCTGCTGGGCCCCATCGTCGGCGCAGGGCTGGTGGTCACGCTGCAGAACTACCTCGCCACCTCCGACTTTCCGGTCACCATCATCACCGGCGTGGTGTTCATGGTCTGCGTGCTGCTGTTCCGCCGCGGGCTGGTGGGCGAGTTCTTCGCAACCAAGATCGGCAGAAGGCTCGGGTTCAGGGGCGAATCGTGA
- a CDS encoding branched-chain amino acid ABC transporter permease produces the protein MTMIFGVPIQALMGQLLVGLINGSFYALLSLGLAVIFGLLRVINFAHGAQYMLGAFVALLLLTVGGINYWLALLLAPLAVGLFAALVEKTMLSRLYKLDHLYGLLFTFGLALAIEGTFRYFFGASGKPYAPPAQLTGAVNLGFMFLPIYRGWVVIASLATCIGVWLLIEKTKLGAYLRAATENPTLVQAFGVNVPLLLTLTYALGAGLAGFAGVLAAPVYQVSPLMGSNLIIIVFAVVVVGGMGSILGAIVTGYMLGVVEGLTKVFYPEASNIVIFVIMAIVLILRPAGLFGKDA, from the coding sequence ATGACGATGATCTTCGGCGTTCCCATTCAGGCCCTGATGGGGCAGTTGCTGGTCGGGTTGATCAACGGCTCGTTCTACGCGCTGCTGTCGCTGGGCCTTGCGGTGATCTTCGGCCTGCTTCGGGTCATCAACTTCGCGCATGGCGCGCAATACATGCTGGGCGCCTTCGTGGCGCTGCTGCTCCTGACCGTGGGCGGCATCAACTACTGGCTGGCGCTGCTGCTGGCGCCGCTGGCGGTGGGCCTGTTCGCGGCGCTGGTGGAAAAGACCATGCTGTCGCGGCTCTACAAGCTCGACCATCTCTACGGGCTTCTCTTCACCTTCGGGCTGGCGCTGGCGATCGAAGGGACGTTTCGCTATTTCTTCGGCGCCTCGGGCAAGCCCTATGCGCCGCCCGCGCAGCTGACCGGGGCGGTGAACCTGGGCTTCATGTTCCTGCCGATCTATCGCGGCTGGGTGGTCATCGCCTCGCTGGCGACCTGCATCGGGGTCTGGCTGCTGATCGAGAAGACCAAGCTCGGCGCCTATCTGCGCGCCGCGACCGAGAACCCCACGCTGGTGCAGGCCTTCGGCGTCAACGTGCCGCTGCTGCTGACCCTGACCTATGCGCTTGGCGCGGGCCTCGCGGGTTTCGCGGGGGTGCTGGCGGCGCCGGTCTATCAGGTCAGCCCGCTGATGGGTTCGAACCTGATCATCATCGTCTTCGCCGTGGTGGTGGTCGGCGGCATGGGCTCGATCCTGGGCGCCATCGTCACCGGCTACATGCTGGGCGTGGTCGAGGGTCTGACCAAGGTCTTCTACCCCGAGGCCTCGAACATCGTGATCTTCGTCATCATGGCGATCGTCTTGATCCTGCGGCCCGCGGGCCTTTTCGGAAAGGATGCCTGA
- a CDS encoding ABC transporter ATP-binding protein, translated as MSAPLLNVRDLHAWYGESHVLHGVNLTVAEGETICILGRNGMGKTTTLRAIMGILRKRTGRIEFAGRDMTALPLHQTARAGLGFVPEERGIFASLSVEENLMLPPKVAEGGMSVEEIYALFPNLQERRNSQGTKLSGGEQQMLAMARILRTGARCLLLDEPTEGLAPVIIQAIGEVLQKLKARGMTVVLVEQNFRFAAKVADRFYLMDHGRMTAEFPVAELQAQMDMLHRELGV; from the coding sequence ATGAGCGCGCCGCTTCTGAACGTCCGCGACCTGCATGCCTGGTATGGCGAAAGCCATGTCCTGCACGGCGTGAACCTGACCGTCGCCGAGGGCGAGACCATCTGTATCCTGGGCCGCAACGGCATGGGCAAGACCACCACGCTGCGCGCGATCATGGGCATCCTGCGCAAGCGCACCGGCCGGATCGAATTCGCCGGGCGCGACATGACGGCGCTGCCCCTGCACCAGACCGCCCGCGCCGGCCTGGGCTTCGTGCCCGAGGAGCGCGGCATCTTCGCCAGCCTCTCGGTCGAGGAGAACCTGATGCTGCCGCCGAAGGTCGCCGAAGGCGGCATGTCGGTCGAGGAGATCTACGCGCTGTTCCCGAACCTGCAGGAACGCCGCAATTCGCAGGGCACCAAGCTTTCGGGGGGCGAGCAGCAGATGCTGGCCATGGCGCGCATCCTGCGCACCGGGGCGCGCTGCCTTTTGCTGGACGAGCCGACCGAGGGGCTGGCGCCGGTCATCATCCAGGCCATCGGCGAGGTGCTGCAAAAGCTGAAGGCGCGGGGCATGACCGTGGTGCTGGTCGAGCAGAACTTCCGCTTCGCCGCCAAGGTCGCCGACCGCTTCTACCTGATGGACCACGGCCGGATGACAGCGGAATTCCCGGTCGCGGAACTGCAGGCGCAGATGGACATGCTGCATCGGGAACTGGGGGTGTGA
- a CDS encoding GMC family oxidoreductase: protein MESYDYIVIGAGSAGCVLANRLSADPGTRVLLLEAGGRDNYHWIHIPVGYLYCIGNPRTDWGYSTQPEPGLNGRALLYPRGRVLGGCSSINGMIYMRGQAADYDHWRQLGCTGWGWDDVLPLFKAQEDHYRGADAMHGAGGELRVETARVRWAVLDAFMEAAEQAGIPRTEDFNRGDNEGGGYFDVTQRSGWRWSAARAFLRPVRNRPNLRILTGAEVERLAIEAGEVAGVVFHHQGQRREVRASRETVLAAGSIGSVQILELSGVGRGEVLQAAGIAPQVEVPGLGENLQDHLQLRLVYKVRGVPTLNEKASHLLGKAAIGLEYLLKRSGPMSMAPSQLGIFTRSGPDKATPDLEFHVQPVSLDKFGDPVHPFPAMTASVCNLRPESRGSVHVAGPDFRAHPAIRPNYLSAEADREVAVRAIRLARKIAAQPAFNRFNPEEYVPGIAFQTDEDLVKAAGAVGTTIFHPVGTCRMGADDGAVVDPRLRMRALGRLRIADASVMPTITSGNTNAPVMMIAEKAARMMLEDARA from the coding sequence ATGGAAAGCTACGATTATATCGTGATCGGCGCGGGCAGCGCCGGCTGCGTGCTGGCCAACCGCCTCAGCGCCGATCCCGGCACCCGCGTGCTGCTGCTGGAGGCCGGGGGGCGCGACAATTACCACTGGATCCATATCCCGGTCGGCTATCTCTATTGCATCGGCAATCCGCGCACCGACTGGGGCTACAGCACCCAGCCCGAGCCGGGGCTGAACGGCCGGGCGCTGCTTTATCCGCGCGGCCGGGTGCTGGGCGGCTGCTCCTCGATCAACGGCATGATCTACATGCGCGGGCAGGCGGCGGATTACGACCATTGGCGCCAGCTTGGCTGCACCGGCTGGGGCTGGGACGACGTGCTGCCGCTGTTCAAGGCGCAGGAGGACCATTATCGCGGCGCCGACGCCATGCACGGCGCCGGCGGCGAGCTGCGGGTCGAGACGGCGCGGGTCCGCTGGGCGGTGCTCGACGCCTTCATGGAAGCGGCGGAACAGGCCGGCATCCCGCGGACCGAGGATTTCAACCGCGGCGACAACGAGGGCGGCGGCTATTTCGACGTGACCCAGCGCAGCGGCTGGCGCTGGAGCGCGGCCCGCGCCTTCCTGCGCCCGGTCAGGAACCGCCCGAACCTGCGCATCCTGACCGGCGCCGAGGTCGAGCGGCTGGCGATCGAGGCGGGCGAGGTCGCGGGCGTCGTCTTTCACCATCAGGGCCAGCGCCGCGAGGTCCGCGCTTCGCGCGAGACGGTGCTGGCGGCGGGCTCCATCGGCTCGGTGCAGATCCTGGAACTGTCCGGCGTCGGGCGCGGCGAGGTGCTTCAGGCCGCCGGCATCGCCCCGCAGGTCGAGGTGCCGGGCCTGGGCGAGAACCTGCAGGACCATCTGCAATTGCGGCTGGTCTACAAGGTCCGCGGCGTGCCGACGCTGAACGAGAAGGCCTCGCATCTGCTGGGCAAGGCGGCGATCGGGCTGGAATACCTGCTGAAACGCTCGGGTCCGATGTCGATGGCGCCAAGCCAGCTGGGCATCTTCACCCGCTCCGGGCCGGACAAGGCGACGCCGGACCTGGAATTCCACGTCCAGCCGGTCAGCCTGGACAAGTTCGGCGACCCGGTGCATCCCTTCCCGGCCATGACCGCCTCGGTCTGCAACCTGCGGCCGGAAAGCCGCGGCTCGGTCCATGTCGCCGGGCCGGATTTCCGCGCCCATCCCGCGATCCGGCCGAACTACCTTTCGGCCGAGGCCGACCGCGAGGTGGCGGTGCGCGCCATCCGCCTGGCGCGCAAGATTGCCGCGCAGCCGGCCTTCAACCGCTTCAATCCCGAGGAATACGTCCCCGGCATCGCCTTCCAGACCGACGAGGACCTGGTCAAGGCGGCCGGCGCGGTCGGCACCACCATCTTCCACCCGGTCGGCACCTGCCGCATGGGCGCCGATGACGGCGCGGTGGTCGACCCCCGGCTGCGGATGCGGGCGCTTGGCCGGCTGCGCATCGCCGACGCCTCGGTCATGCCGACGATCACCAGCGGCAACACCAACGCCCCGGTGATGATGATCGCGGAAAAGGCCGCGCGGATGATGCTGGAGGATGCCAGGGCCTAG
- a CDS encoding LysR family transcriptional regulator: MANLSWDDLQFFLAVVREGQLSRAARHLGTSHVTVSRRIDRLEQALNTRLFERNPRGYEPTPAGQRLIEAAERMEEAAGLIPLDQASAPGQARPLRLAMPEGFGSLFSTHLLPAFIARFPLISLELVTMPQVLSLSRREADISITLDPVTSGPYRSERLADYTLHLYATREHLRGLPPIAGPEDLRQLRFIGYIEEMIFAPGLDYLGEIHPAIRASVKSSSIFNQLAAVRNGLGIGVLPWYIAAKYPELQIVLPDRVRLTRTYWLTCHRDLRVMQWVRAVIGFLSASLAERGHELSRPMDHAGPG, encoded by the coding sequence ATGGCCAATCTCAGCTGGGACGATCTGCAATTCTTTCTGGCGGTTGTGCGCGAAGGCCAGTTGTCGCGCGCCGCGCGGCATCTGGGCACCTCGCATGTCACCGTCTCGCGCCGCATCGACCGGCTGGAGCAGGCGCTGAACACCCGGCTGTTCGAGCGCAACCCCCGCGGCTATGAGCCGACGCCCGCCGGCCAGCGCCTGATCGAGGCCGCCGAGCGCATGGAGGAGGCCGCCGGGCTGATCCCGCTGGACCAGGCCAGCGCCCCGGGACAGGCGCGGCCCCTGCGGCTGGCCATGCCCGAAGGCTTCGGCAGCCTGTTCTCGACCCATCTGCTGCCCGCCTTCATCGCGCGCTTCCCGCTGATCTCGCTGGAACTCGTCACCATGCCGCAGGTGCTGTCGCTGTCGCGGCGCGAGGCGGATATCTCGATCACGCTGGACCCTGTGACCAGCGGTCCCTATCGCTCGGAGCGGCTGGCGGATTACACCCTGCATCTCTATGCCACCCGCGAGCATCTGCGCGGCCTGCCGCCCATCGCCGGCCCCGAGGATCTGCGCCAGCTGCGTTTCATCGGCTATATCGAGGAGATGATCTTCGCCCCCGGCCTGGACTATCTGGGCGAGATCCATCCCGCCATCCGGGCCAGCGTCAAAAGCTCCAGCATCTTCAACCAGCTGGCGGCGGTGCGCAACGGGCTGGGGATCGGCGTGCTGCCCTGGTATATCGCCGCGAAATATCCCGAGCTGCAGATCGTGCTGCCCGACCGGGTCCGGCTGACCCGGACCTATTGGCTGACCTGCCATCGCGACCTGCGGGTGATGCAATGGGTGCGGGCGGTGATCGGCTTTCTGTCGGCCAGCCTGGCCGAGCGCGGCCACGAGCTGTCCCGCCCCATGGACCATGCCGGGCCGGGCTGA
- a CDS encoding ABC transporter substrate-binding protein, whose translation MRKFLLSATAVGLVATPALAEISDGKVRIGILNDQSGVYADFGGKFSYEAARMAVEDFGGTVLDAPIEVVTADHQNKPDIASNIARQWYDTEQVDAIMELTTSSVGLAVQALSQEKKKITVNTGAATTELTGAQCTPYGFHWAYDTHALAVGTGGALVKEGGDSWFFLTADYAFGYSLEEQTGNFVKSQGGTVAGAVRHPLATTDYSSFLLQAQASGAKVIGLANAGMDTQNAIKQAAEFGITAGGQRLAALLFTLAEVHGIGLDAAQGLTLTESFYWNRNPESREFGERFKERTGVMPNMVHAGTYSAVTQYLKAIQEAGTDETEAVAAKMHEMPVDDVFAQGGKVGPNGRLIKDVYLMEVKAPGDVTEDWDYYNVLATIPGDEAFLKPADSGCPLVQ comes from the coding sequence ATGCGAAAGTTTCTGCTGTCGGCCACCGCGGTCGGCCTTGTTGCCACGCCTGCCTTGGCCGAGATCTCGGACGGCAAGGTCAGGATCGGCATCCTCAACGACCAGTCGGGGGTCTATGCCGATTTCGGCGGCAAGTTTTCCTATGAGGCGGCGCGGATGGCGGTCGAGGATTTCGGCGGCACGGTGCTGGACGCGCCCATCGAGGTCGTCACCGCCGACCACCAGAACAAGCCCGACATCGCCTCGAACATCGCCCGGCAATGGTATGACACCGAGCAGGTCGATGCGATCATGGAGCTGACCACCTCCTCGGTCGGCCTGGCGGTGCAGGCGCTAAGCCAGGAAAAGAAGAAGATCACCGTCAACACCGGCGCCGCCACGACCGAGCTGACCGGGGCGCAATGCACCCCCTATGGCTTCCACTGGGCCTATGACACCCATGCGCTGGCGGTGGGCACCGGCGGCGCGCTGGTGAAGGAAGGCGGCGACAGCTGGTTCTTCCTGACTGCCGACTATGCCTTTGGCTATTCGCTGGAGGAGCAGACCGGCAATTTCGTCAAGTCGCAGGGCGGCACGGTCGCGGGGGCGGTGCGCCACCCGCTGGCGACGACGGATTATTCCTCGTTCCTGCTGCAGGCGCAGGCTTCGGGCGCCAAGGTCATCGGCCTGGCCAATGCCGGCATGGACACGCAGAACGCCATCAAGCAGGCGGCGGAATTCGGCATCACCGCCGGCGGCCAGCGCCTTGCGGCGCTGCTCTTCACCCTGGCAGAGGTGCATGGCATCGGGCTGGATGCCGCGCAGGGGCTGACGCTGACGGAAAGCTTCTACTGGAACCGCAACCCGGAATCGCGCGAGTTCGGCGAACGCTTCAAGGAACGCACCGGTGTCATGCCGAACATGGTCCATGCAGGCACCTATTCGGCGGTCACCCAGTATCTCAAGGCGATCCAGGAGGCGGGCACCGACGAGACCGAGGCCGTCGCCGCCAAGATGCACGAGATGCCGGTCGACGATGTCTTCGCCCAGGGCGGCAAGGTCGGGCCCAATGGCCGGCTGATCAAGGACGTCTACCTGATGGAGGTCAAGGCCCCCGGCGACGTGACCGAGGACTGGGACTATTACAACGTCCTGGCCACCATCCCGGGGGACGAGGCCTTCCTGAAGCCGGCCGACAGCGGCTGCCCGCTGGTCCAGTGA